DNA sequence from the Neomonachus schauinslandi chromosome 16, ASM220157v2, whole genome shotgun sequence genome:
GGACACACTCCACATATTAAAACTGcttgtctgggcgcctgggtggctcagtcggttaagcgactgccttcggctcgggtcatgatcccggagtcccgggatcgagtcccacatcgggctccctgctcagcggggggtctgcttctccctctgatccccttccctctcgtgctctctgtctctcattctctctctctcaaataaataaataaaatctttaaaaaacaaaacaaaacttcacaacaaccccattatatttaaaaaaaaaaaaacaaaaaactgcttgTCTCCACGTGGTGGGATTATGGGCGGCTTTTTCTCCATTGCTCTTTCTCTACTTTTCAAAGGTATTCGATAAACACACTACCTTCATGATCAGAAGCTGAGGATGatcactgtttttttaaataagcagttGAAAGAAAACGGGCCACCCTGGAGGCTGGCAATCGACAGTGTTTTCCAGACCTTCAGAGTGAACTTTCTGAAGCAATTTAGCACCAAGACGGGCAGAAAGTGAGCCTCGTGCTCTGGGACTCATTAAAATCGCCTTAACAGCCCACACAGGGATCCTGAAAGTGAGGAAACCGTGCTCTTCATCTTTCCTGCCGGCTTATTAATGATGATTGCTCGTTCAACCCATCCCGCGGCTGCAGGAAAAACAGcttctcttttgggggggggcggagggcggTGTTGAGATGCCAAAGGGAAAACCCCTTGGGCCACAAGCAAGCAAGCTTTgggaataaataaatttgaatgcATTCGGGGCAATTAAAACTTTGAAATACCATGAGGAGAGTTACCTGGGGCTGCAATTAGGCAGCTTGCACCTGTGAATGCTgaggctgtttttgtttttctccgtTTGCCTGAGGACGGGAGCCAAAGGTGCTGGCGGGCATTTCTTATTCTCTGTGGCCTCCCGGAGGGCAAAGCGATCCCGCGTCCAAGTCAGcttcccttccctgacccccGCCCCAGGTTCCCAGCTGGATCTTGACCACACTCAGGCTCAACATTTAGATACAcgtttgtgtattttttcactAAATAGTCACCGAAAgcttttaaactaaaataaacaaaaaagtatCTCTACTGCTTCCAAAGGTAGCAGTTTTAAAAAGGCGGAGAAAGCTCAGATCTCCCTGCTCATCCCCCACTGCCATTCCCTCCTCACCGTAACCCGTTTGCAGCGGGTGTAGGTCTTTTACGTGCACGTGTAAATTTGCACACCTGTGTTACACCCCTGCACACACCTGTCGAATATGAAATGTGGGACACACCAGGTCTACAGTGAGGgaaactgcattttcttttttttttagttatcagTTTGTTGGGGACTTTTTACCAGAGCCCTAGGTAAAGCTCTATCTTGTTCTTTCTCAGCGACTAAACACCTTCCACCCTATGGATGTGCCATGGCGCTCTCCATTCACCCCTTCAGCAGATATTTATGGAGCATATAACATATACCCAGTCCTGTGCTAGCGCCTGGGGATGTCGTCGTGAATAAAGAGTAAAAGACATATTCCAGTGGGATTACTTAATGGAATTTATTAagtagattctttaaaaaaattttttttatttgttaatttgacAGAGCGATCACAAGTAGGGaaagcagcaggtagagggacagggcaaagcaggctccccgccgagcagagaaccccacgcggggctcgattcggggctcaatcccaggaccctgggatcatgacctgagccgaaggcagacgcttaatgactgagccacccaggcgcccctatttagtAGATTCTAAAGTTCATGGAAATGCATTTCTTGAAACAGGGATATACCAGGGCTGAATCTCAACCTCCAAATTCTCGAAAGAAACCACACCAAAAAGAGTATGTGCTGGCTGAATGATTCCATTTGTTTAAGATTCTCAAAGATGTAAACTAACCTGCATGACGCAAAGCAGACTAGGGGCCAgctgggccagagggagggagagaacttAGAGGCTCAGGTGGTGACTTTTGTGGAGGATGGAAATTGTTATCCTGGGTGTGATATGGCTTCACAGGTCTATGCAGACATCAAAATGCATTAAATCATAAACTGataatatgtgcagtttattgtacctcaattatacctaaataaaattgttaaatatatatatatatgtatgtatatggggagggagagggaatcttaagcaggctcctcactcagctgatctcacaaccctgagatcataacctgagccgaaatcaagagtcagatgcttaaccaacagaggcacccaggcacccggcccccaaaatatatttttaaaaaatcagtttttgggatgcctgggtggctcagtcggttaagcgtctgccttcggctcaggtcatgatctcggggtcctgaggtcgagccccacatcgggctccctgctcggcggggagtctgcttctccctctgcccgtctaTTCCGCCCTCCccgctctctgctctctcttggTATGGAAAAGAATTGCCATAcgtccagcaattctatttcatGTATATACCTTAAAGAATTGTAGTCAGGgactcaaaaagatatttgagcacccatatttataacagcattattcacagtggcCAGaaagtagaagcaacccaagtgacCATCAGTGgacaaaggaataaacaaaatgtgggttatccatacaatggaatatgattcattCACATGGCCCAACATGAATGAACCCTGAGGACGTTATGCTCAGTGATGTAAGCCAAACTGTGAAGCTGATGTTTAATGGTACAGAATTTCAGGTTTGCAAGATGAGAACAATTCTGGAAGATGGTTGAGTAACGATGCGAATGTACTTAAGACAGTACTAAACTGGCCACATGGTTaagatggaaaattttatgttgtgtgtgttttaccacaataaaaatttttgaaaaaaatatatgttcatttgaaccaattctgttttatttttctgttacagtttttttttgttttggtttggttttggtttttgtggaATAATTAACATGGAAGTAGAAGATGAGCCGGGAACATTTCTGTCTCTCAGTGTTGTATCCCTGCTATTTTGGCCAAAATAAGTAGCTCaaaatcttttcctctttggCATTCCACCTGTTTTTCTGAACACTTGATTCAATgatcaagataaatatttttcatttttattttttattgtctttctgttttctctgagtctttaaaaaattctttcgaggggtgcctaggtggctcagtcaattaagcggttaaccatctgccttcagctcaggtcatgatcctgaggtcctgggatccagcctggggggctgggagggcggGTGCGGCCTCCCTactcatggggagcctgcttctccctcttcctctgccccgcccccaccactcctgctctctctctcaaataaataaataaaatcttaaaaaaaaaattctgacattAGGAGAAATAAGGCAATAGCTTAGCAATTTATCCTAGAATGTGTTACAATTAGAAGTATGTAAAATGACGATAATCTCGGTCTCATAAaactgcataaataaataaaacaggttaTAATCTAATCAGAAGATCATTAttagtgggacgcctgggtggctcagtcggttaagtcgccgcctttggctcaggtcatgatcccagaatcctgggatcgagtcccacatcaggctccttgcttggtggggagcctgcttctccccctgcttgtgttctgtttctctctctgacacataaataaaatcttaaaaagaaaaagatcattaTTAGTAATCACAATTTTATCTCTGTGTAATACGTCAGggttaataaaaacaatttgtgTAACAAAGTATTTCgtgatgagatttttttcttcacatttttatttaaattccagctagtgcacatacagtgtaatattggtttcaggagtagaatttagtgattcatcacttccctacaacacccagggctcatcacaacaagcgccatccttaatgcccatccccatgcagcccatcccccacccacctccctccaccaacATGATGAAATTGAATATACAATCCTCGTAAGGGAAAACAACTGCAAACCACGTGAACTATACCCTACGAAGGGTCAAATTTGGTCCCACACTAACAGCAgaaagatctatttttttaagagatactGGTTGGTTGGTAATTAGAAAAACATTTCCCTGTGAAGCCCTGGTGATTTTAACTGTTGGAAGAAGAGCCAGCCCGCTTCACCTGTTAGACGGTCTTTGCTGCCATCTACTGGGCATTGTCATAATAAGTATACAAATTGGCCCCCAAAATCAACAAtcacagttttacattttaaaacgtTCGCAATAAGAACCACCAAGATGTGCTTGGACACAGCCACCCTGCTCTGTGAAAATCCTGAACCAACCAGCAAAGGGACGCTGCAGCCCTGATTTTTCCCGATTCTTAGTCACTCCTCAGACCTTGGACCCCCTCAAggaaggtttttttcctttaaggtcaACGACACAAGAAAATCTCTCATCAAGAGATCTCACTTTGCTAACCTCCCAACATTTACAAATGTTTGCTTTGGTCCTTAGTGTcataacccccacccccagccagttTGTGTCTCGCCAACACACCGACGGGTGGAGGCAAACCTACCGTGTCCACTGGTGGACATAGATTGCCACTGAGAAGTCCTTCTGGAATCTTCCTGTTGGTTCCAGGACTTACTTGGTGCCCAGGATTCTCTTGTGAGTTCTATGATCCCAGGGACGTGAAAGTGCCATGCCGCCATTCCTATTTGAGATCTTGCAAACTTTCGGAGGGAACTACGCTCTTCGGACaacatttttctcccattctcttttttGCCCCTTTGACTCTCTTCCGTCCTGCTGATTTCTCATCTCGTATCCCCTCTTCACTATCCAGAAGGACCGTCTTTTATTTGGAGCACGGGGAAGTCTGGTAGTGCCCATGGCATTTCCAAGAAGTGTTGTGTATATTTCCTATTATCTAAAGCTATTGTCTAAGCTTGTCATGGTTTGAAATGTCAGCAGGActtgagaaaatgttttatttccactctgatacATGCTTCCCCTGAGGCAATGAGCACCTGCTTGACCGAGGatgggaaggaggggggaaaggaTTCAGATTTCCATTTATACATCAATGTCTGAAAATTCCATCCCCCTATATTATGTACAATGTGAtcctatttttgtaaaagaaaacgagagagagagagaatgatgagTAGAGAAATGGATATAATAACAAACAGGCAGCAGCACCAAGAGCCACTAAGAGGATGGCAACATTGTGACATATTCGTATGCCATGAACAGAACATAAGGCAGTAATAAAAAATGGGTAAGCTACTGTCATACTTAAAAACGTGCATGTATTTTAGCAACAAAGTTGAATGAGAAAAAGGGATTCTAAAAAGACTAGCATCGGTATgttattctgtttaaaaaaaaagcaaaactaaacaatataTTCTTAGGCATGCACATgtctttaataaaattattttttcaagtaatgaTGAGCTAGGATTTGTGATGGTGGTTTCCCCCAGGTGAAGAAGCTGAGAGACGGGTTCTCAGGGGAGGACCTACGTAGATGTGTGTTTTTGTCAATATTTCTTGGAGACAACagggggttcttttttttttttgataccttttttcttttttttccaaagtaaatcAACAAATAAGTATTAATTAAGGAAAAACATAACTGGACCAATTTATAATAGTTTCAATACAGCTCTGTGACttgcatataaaattaaattatttaaaaggaaagaaatagagcACATTAACAGCCAATATCTCTGGATATTGGaagtatgctttttaaaaaatcgcAGTGAGACTTAGAGGATTGAAGATGGACTACCGACTGACCAGACCCAAATAGCTGTCGGGTCTGATGAGAGCTCTTTTAGTGACGGGCTGGAGAAAGTAAAAACGTGTGTCCACACACTTGTGCTCTCCGTTCTCCTGTCCCCCTCTAGATGCCGAAATACATTggctttgtgcatttttaaatagaCTGGAAGAAGGATGCAGGAGATCTGCCTGTACgatttttgcattttcttgtgAATCTATAGTTAtttcagaaacaaagcaaaactctaCCCAGGTGATTTCCAGTCTAAGAACCAGGGATGCAGGGCAACTGTTAGAAAATCTTAGGATGTATTAGAATCTGCTTTAAATGGAGTGCAGGACTCCACCCCCAGGCTTCagattcagtaggtttgggcctgattgttgtttaatttctttttttaaattttattttattatgttatattagccaccatacagtacatcgttagtttttgatgtggtgatccacgatccattgttttcgtataacacccggtgctccatgcagaacgtgctgtGCCCTCCTCAACACCCATGGGTGTTATTTAATTCCTAACAAGGATCACGGTTGTGTGGATGCTGCGGGTGGAGGTCCACACCCAGAGGGTAGGAATGGTTGATCATGCTTGCCCCACTCACCCTCTTCCTAAATCCTAACCGTATCCTGGAGGCATGGAGATATCCACGGGGGCAGGGGAAGCGGTGTTCATCCTCCTTGTATCAGCCACGCATTAGGATCTCCCGATGCCCCGGCCACCCCCCAGACCAGCCAAATCCTCATCTCTGGATGTGGTCCCCACGGGCCGGTGGCTCTTTAACTCTCCAGGTGCCTCCAACACGCAGCCAGATTGGAAAATGGGGCTGCAAAGAAACGTCTGGTGAAGTTAATTGATGAGTTAATTCGGGTGAAGTTAACTGATTAAGATAAACAAGCAGGTTGTatcatgaaaacattttctagatCTGGTGAAGGAAGTCAGACTTAATCACCAAGATGGAGAACCACCTCCCACTCAGCCGCAAGACTGCTCAGAGCCTGGTCTGGATGAGAAGCGAGTCCACACGCACCACCGGGACCCTGCCCCAGGGAAGGACCTTAAACCTTCCTCCTTAAACAGGACTTTTGTGAAGGGGCTGCCCCTGTGGGAAGGGACAGACTCAGAGCTCTGAAGGTTACTGGACCCAACCTACGAACTACACCCGCTTTTCTCAAGATTTCCCAAGACCAAAAGCATCCCTATCACtggggatttctttctttttttttttttttttaagattttatttatttgacagagagagacacagtgagagagggaacacaagcagggggagtgggtagagggagaagcaggcctcccgtggagcagggagcccaatgcggggctcgatcccaggaccctgggaccatgacccgaactgaaggcagacgcttaacgactgagccacccaggcgcccctcactgggAATTTCTTAAAAGTGCAGATTCTCAGGacatcaaaaacaaggaagatCTGAGAGACTCACTACCAAGGGGAGTCTAAGGAAGCATCAGGAAATGCAGCGTGGGATCCTGATGGGAGGCTGGGACCTGATATTAcaggaaaagcaaggaaatcaGTCAAGTATGGGCCTTTATCTGAAAGTACTACATCAGATGTGCCATCCTAACGCACAAGGTTAATAGAGGAAATGGTATGGGACATAGGGCAATCGTATGGACTTGAGAAAAATTACACGTTACCAAATTTAGCAAAATACTCAGGGTGCAGGTGACAAAGAGAtttgaacaggcagagcacaaaggatttttagggcagagaAACTACTCTGCATGAGACCATAACGGTGGGCGCACGTCATGCGTCTGTCTAAACCCAGGGAAGGTACAACACTGAGTGACCCCTGAACTCTGGGCTTTGGGGGACAACAACATCAGTGTAGGCTCATAATTTGtagcaaatgtaccactctgggcGGGGATGCTGATGGTAAGGGAGGATGTGTTTGAGTGGGGACGGGGGGTctctgggaaatctctgtactttgtGCTCAGTTTTGTTGTGAAACTAAACCTGTtctaaaaaatgtctttaaaaaaagttgggggcgcctgggtggctcagttggttaagcgtctgccttcggctcaggtcatgatcccagggtcctgggatcgagtcacccatcgggctctctgctcagcgggaagcctgcttttccctctgcatgctgttccccctgcttgtgctttctctctctgataaatttaaaaaacaaaaaatcttaaaaaaaaaaaaaagttgctcagTGATTATTTGATAAATGATTCAGAATGCGTTTATACTTACAACgtgttcatctgaaattcaaatatcacGGGGTATCTCCTATTTAATCTGGCCGCCTTACTTGGATCATCCTATTTTACAAGGAAATAAAGGACAACAGGATAACAATCCGCAGCCACaattttataaggaaatattgaaaacaaGACTTGCCTTTATTGCAACAGTAGCAACATAAACGAAAAACCTTACAAGGAAACAATGGGACAtaattaaacagaaaatgaaaaccaacagGGAAGATGTCATCATTCCAAGATCCTCATAATTAACGTTTATGGAACATCTGTTGTGTTCCAGAAACCTTGTAAGTGCTCAAGACGTCCCATGTCATTTTTACAAAAATCGGTGACAAGTCACCATTAACTTCCTTCCTGGGGCTGATGGGACTCGGACCTGATCATGGACTCATCAGGAAGTCACTTTGCATGTGTTTTTTGGTGGCGTTTAAAAGTTCCCAGCTGACGAAAGGCGCAGTTACACTCGTGACATGTGTAGGGTTTTAATCCCGAGTGGGTGCGTCGGTGGACGTTGAGGTTCCCTTTGTGGCTAAAAGTTTTCCCGCAGTCTTCACACGGGTAAGGCTTCTCCTTTGTGTGGACCCTCCAGTGACTCCGCAGGGTAGAGTCGTGGGTGAATGTCTTGTGGCAGAGGTCACAGGAGTATGGCTTCTCGCCTGTGTGGATCCGCTGGTGGACTCGGAGGTCTGAAGGCTGCATGAAACCCCCAGAACAGGTATCGCATTTGAAAGGCCTCTCTCCCGTGTGTGTCCTCCAGTGAATGTAAAACTGGGACTTATAACGAAATCCTTTCTTACATATGCTGCATAGGGCTGGTGTCTGTCCTGTGGTTTTTTTCCCAACAGGATGGACCGAATGGGACACAGGTTGAGCTGAGAATTCTCCTTTGGCCAAATATGGGGTCCCCTCCTGGGGCACTTCTTTGGAAATGGAGGTGTTGtccagttttcttcctttggGATTTCTTGGACTCTTCTGAGAATCTCTTCTGTTCCCACTCCAAGTGGAAATTTGTCTCTCTGAAACGTGGGTGGGAGGTGTGTCGGCATCCACATTCATAATACCGGTTCCTTCTTGGAGATTCTTCCCACTGTCTGCCCTCGTAGAATCTGTTGAACGAAGGTTAACACACAACACTTAATAAAGAGCATTTTCAATGATACCAACCTCGTTTGAACCAAACACTGCTGTGGGCTGAGAACTTCCCATCAACCAACAAACCTGGGATGGGGTTGTACGTAGGACACTGTGGACAGTCAGTGATAGAGAAGACTTGACATTTCAGAGCTCCCTCCCCAGCATAGGAAGAAGTCACTAACTCCTCTGAATTTCCAGTTTCCATGCTCACCAGGACCCTGCAGAAGCTGAGGCTCTTGGGATGTCTGTATTGTTGTCTCCTCCAGATCTTCCATCAGATTCTTCTTCAAGTTCTCCTTGGGTCTCAGACCCTCCCATATACCTTTCCCAGGAATGGTCTCTGGCAGGAGAACGTTCTGTCCCTGACAATGGGCAACCAAGTGTAGTTACCAACATGTCTAACTTCGGGTGTGGGAAGCTCTTGTCTCCTCTTTCCccatcctgcccacctccctAATCTGAGACACCAACTTTCTCAATAATACAGTGTGTGGATGTGTCCAGGCTTCCTCTGGGCCACTCATCACTCCCTGTCGATAACCAGTACCCACCACGCCTTTAAATCATGTCCACACATCGCAGCCTTTACGCTTAATTCTCTGAGCACTCCACCTCAGGTCATCCGGCTTCCCCTGCCTTACTCGGGAAGCAAGGTGGCTCTAGGTCCAGGTGTCCCTACTCAGCACTACTGATATTTTGGTTGGATGATTCCCTGTTgtgaggctgtcctgtgcattgtgggacGATCGATTAtagcagcatccctggtttcTACCCACTAATGTCAATCCCATCCTCCAACCCCACCTCCATTCTGACAACGGAAAAAGGTCTCCggacatttgcaaatgtcttccaGAGGCAAAACAACTCCAGGTGAGAACCACTCCCTTAACGTAAAGTATTGACTATAGTCATTTCCAAAACGTGTCCTTTGTCCGATTGTCATTTCATGGGATGCCTGAGGAAATCGGCTATGGAAAAATCAGCCTTCGGTTCCTTACCCTGTGGCAAACTAACCTAGCACCATTTCATTGAgactatttctttcttcctacccCTAACCCTAAAAGAGCTTCAATGGCAGACGGGCAAAGGCTGAGGAGTCTTCATTCTCCAGAGGCTCAGAGATGTCTATGGGCTTGATGCAATCATGGGCATTCCTAGGGTCAATGGGTCCAGTTCTGTGCTCTGCCACTATCCCAATTATTCCCCAGCTACCCCCACCGCTTCTTCCCGTCCCTTCTGCCACCACTCCCTAGAGATCGGGGAGGGTGTCACACTCACCTGCCCTGTTGACGGTTCCTTGACTCCTGGCAGATTCTGCAGCTCTCTGCTGACCTTCTGGCTGTCCTCTGGACGTGTCTCGCTCACAGAGGATTGGGGCTTCTTGGACAAGTCCGTCACGAGGTCCATGCCACTGCCCTCAGCTTCGGCCATCTGAACACCTGAACTTTGCACAAGAAATTCCTGTCCTTGTAAGGTGACTATGGTCTGGGGGGGGGCAAGAATCAACCAAGATCAGACTCACTGAGAACCGGAACGTAGCTCTGACTGTATGAAGCTACCATACACTCACACATTGTTGGGATTACTTGTTTAAAATGGCAACCTCCCAaggtgtgacaaccaaaactgtctccaAACAGTGTCAAATGCACCCTAGGGGGTGAAGGTGGACTTACCCCATCCCCTTGTGTTGGACAACCACTGGCCTAGCCACAATATCTAATCAACTTCAACACCACCCCATTTGCCCCCCACCGCCTCAGCTAATACTCAGCCCTCAAACCATCATCCTAAAGCATGCCTTGTCCACTCCCGACCTCGAGCACATGAGGTGTGTTGCGGTGAGAAATCCAACACCGCGCCCAAGTGAGATTTCACACGCTTGGCTTCCATCTCATTCAGCCGGTCTTAAGAATTCCTTTATCTATCATCCCAGATTAACATCTTAGAGTTGCCATGGCTATTTTCCCACAATGTTGTCGGAGCTCCTAATTCCCATTCTCGGCTCACCCCTGGAGAATTTCATCGCCTACCGGAGTGATCAGGGAAGGGAGGATTGCCATGTTGGACCCAGTTCCCTCCTGCCCACTTACAAAATTACCTACAGAGGAGCCCGTCTCCCCATGACTGGTGCTATACACCAGGTCCCATCCCCTCCTAGATCCTTCAGACCCTTGCTTTTTCTACAAAGCATACGGGCGCCCTCCAGCCACCACGATGGAAAATGTTCCAACGTAAGGTCTTACCTGGTCTGGGGAGTCTTACCTGCGAGCCATTTTGACCGCTCTCGGAGGGACATTGGGCAAGCACCAGAGATTTCGTTTTGTTTTTGACTTTCTCAACCGGGGGAGGTTGCCATCGACATCAAGGATGCCGCTAGACACTACGATGCCCAGGGAAGCCCCCGAGGATGATCCATCCCAGTATCCCTAGTGGATCTGAGACCCCCATCGAGTTGAGAGCCTACTATCCCACCCTCTTCCTTTCCTCAGCATCATCCCAGGACTCTAGTTACCATGACAACGTAGCGCCCCTCTCTGTAAATTGTAGCCACTTTACTCAGGTAGGACCACTTTTAAGAGGGTCTCTGGAGATGTCAAGAATTGTAAATGTAATGGACTGGACTGGTTACAGGCTCCTTTCTCCTGGAGCCTCTGGAATGTCCCTTACACAACTGTCTTCCACGAGAGGTTGCGTAGGGTGAATGATGGCAAAGTGCATAGACTCCTGAAACCCACCAGAGGCTAGTAACCTCCCATCTCCTCCCTGTCGTGACAGCCAGAAATGTCTCTCGACATTGCCGAGTGTCTCCTGAGGGGCACACTGTCTCCCACACTGACCCAGAAGAAAGCCCCCATGTCCTTTCTAGTCCAAGGGCACCGTGCAGCCCCCACACCAGCTCCCCCTTCCCTGTTCCCGTCAGGAGGGCCCTGCTCACCCATTTCTTGGGGGTCTGGTTGCTTCTCAGCAGGTCCCGCAAGTCTTTGCAGCTCTGCACACCACTTTCCTTGACTAAGACCTGAAGCTCCTGAGGCATGGAGATCATGAACTGCTCCATCACCAGCGTGTCCAGGATCTGCTCCTTGGTGTGAAGGTCCGGCCTTAGCCACAGGTAGCAGAGCTCACAGAGCCTCCCCAGGTCGTCGAGGGGGTCCGACTTCTCGGAGCTCGTAAACGCCCTGAAGCTCAGGTGCCAAGTCTCACAGTTGCCGTCTTGCCTCCCAGTGAGGGCTCCTGGCGATGGTACAGACTGCAGCAGCTCTGACCTGGGGCTGCCTTG
Encoded proteins:
- the LOC110573673 gene encoding zinc finger and SCAN domain-containing protein 5B, with translation MATDQTFSGGQEKPQGSPRSELLQSVPSPGALTGRQDGNCETWHLSFRAFTSSEKSDPLDDLGRLCELCYLWLRPDLHTKEQILDTLVMEQFMISMPQELQVLVKESGVQSCKDLRDLLRSNQTPKKWTIVTLQGQEFLVQSSGVQMAEAEGSGMDLVTDLSKKPQSSVSETRPEDSQKVSRELQNLPGVKEPSTGQGQNVLLPETIPGKGIWEGLRPKENLKKNLMEDLEETTIQTSQEPQLLQGPDSTRADSGKNLQEGTGIMNVDADTPPTHVSERQISTWSGNRRDSQKSPRNPKGRKLDNTSISKEVPQEGTPYLAKGEFSAQPVSHSVHPVGKKTTGQTPALCSICKKGFRYKSQFYIHWRTHTGERPFKCDTCSGGFMQPSDLRVHQRIHTGEKPYSCDLCHKTFTHDSTLRSHWRVHTKEKPYPCEDCGKTFSHKGNLNVHRRTHSGLKPYTCHECNCAFRQLGTFKRHQKTHREST